The following proteins are encoded in a genomic region of Macrobrachium nipponense isolate FS-2020 chromosome 44, ASM1510439v2, whole genome shotgun sequence:
- the LOC135203984 gene encoding neuronal acetylcholine receptor subunit alpha-6-like has product MTSWFQIFAVLLGIVSQTNGYNSEDKLRHDLFATYDKFSRPSQTTAVNIRISIKHFEMDERSHSLMVDAWMSNEWRDTRLSWNPNGYEAIPSITVPHDMLWEPDIAVYNSADVGGNLAYGNVLALLNSRGMIVFVAPAKLHFTCVMDLTGWPHDTPNCTCVIGSWMHDGHAINLRLPDDKPELSLPARFTEDGRNISRGSWKLVDSSIVRKVKNYTCCKEPYITIHMVDAGYADAPAYEWTVKGPAIGRPMPEHLLDLVE; this is encoded by the exons ATGACGTCTTGGTTCCAAATCTTTGCCGTCCTTTTGGGGATAGTTTCTCAGA CCAATGGATACAACAGCGAAGACAAACTCAGGcacgacttattcgcgacgtatGACAAATTCTCGCGCCCTTCTCAAACCACAGCCGTCAACATTAGGATTTCGATCAAGCATTTTGAAATG GACGAAAGGAGTCACTCGTTGATGGTCGATGCGTGGATGTCAAAT GAATGGCGGGACACTAGACTCAGTTGGAATCCTAATGGTTACGAAGCCATCCCCAGCATCACGGTGCCCCACGACATGCTGTGGGAACCGGATATTGCTGTATATAAcag CGCCGACGTCGGGGGGAACTTAGCCTACGGCAACGTGCTCGCACTCCTCAACTCCCGCGGGATGATCGTGTTCGTGGCCCCTGCGAAGCTGCACTTCACGTGCGTGATGGACCTCACCGGTTGGCCGCACGACACCCCCAATTGCACGTGCGTCATCGGCTCCTGGATGCACGACGGGCACGCCATTAATCTGAGGTTACCGGATGACAAGCCCGAG CTCAGTCTACCAGCGCGCTTCACCGAAGACGGCCGGAACATTTCCAGAGGCTCCTGGAAACTCGTCGATTCTAGCATCGTCCGAAAAGTCAAGAATTACACGTGCTGCAAGGAACCTTACATCACAATTCACATGGTCGATGCTGGTTACGCGGATGCTCCAGCTTACGAGTGGACTGTGAAGGGGCCTGCTATAGGTAGGCCTATGCCTGAGCATCTGTTAGACTTAGTggagtga